AGGTTTGACAGGGTGCATCTGGATCCTTCCTCCCTGTTCGTGACGGAGGCGGAGCTGGCGGAGGCGGAAGCCGCCGTGGAGGATTCCGTGAAAGAGGCCATTGCCGTCTCCCTGGCCAACATCCATTATTTTTCAGACCGCAGCCGCAGGCAGGACTGGTCCGGCGTGAACGCCCAGGGTGTGGAGGTGGCGGAACGCTTCCTTCCGTATGACCGCGTGGGCATTTATATTCCAGGCGGGAAGGCTCCCCTGGTGTCCACGTCCATCATGACGGGCGGTTTTGCCCAGGCCGCCGGCGTGCGGGAGATTGTGGCCGCTACGCCCTGCGGGCCGGACGGGCGGGTGAATCCCGCTCTTTTATATGCATTGAAGGCTTCCGGCGCTACGGAGATTGTCAAGATAGGCGGAGCGCAGGCGATTGCCGCCCTTGCGCTGGGAACGGAGAGCGTGAAGCCGGTTGAGAAGATTTTCGGCCCCGGCAACCGTTTTGTGGTGGAGGCCAAGCGCCAGCTGGTGGGAGCCGTCGCCATCGACCTGCTCCCCGGACCCAGTGAGGTGATGGTGCTGGCGGATGAGACCGCAGACGCGGAGTTCCTGGCCGCCGACCTGCTGGCGCAGGGGGAACACGGTCCGGACAGCGTGGTGGTGTTCGTTACCACGTCGGAGGCGTTATTGGAACAAGTGGAAGCGGAGGTGGAACGCCAGGCCGCCCTGCTGAGCCGCGGTTCCATCATCCGGGAGGTGCTGGACAAGCACGCTTACGGTTTTCTGGTTTCCTCCATCCAGGAGGGGGTGGACCTGGTGAACGCCTTCGCTCCGGAGCATCTGGTGCTCGTCACGCGGGATGAAGACGCCGTACTGGACGGCATCCGCACGGCGGGCGCCATTTATGCCGGCGCTCTTTCCACGGTGGCCTGCGGGGATTTCCTGGCAGGTCCCAGCCACACCCTGCCGACCGGCGGGGCCGGCAAGTCGTTTTCCGGCCTGCGGGCGGACCAGTTCCAGCGGCGCACCAGCATGGTGCGGATGAACCGGGACGCCGTGCTCAAGTCCGCCCCGTACGTGGCGGAGTTCGCCAGAGTGGAGGGGCTGGACGCCCACAACCACTCCCTCCAGGTCCGCGCCGCCCGCGTTGACCGGTAATTCCAAACTTCCCCCACCCCCATGAAACGACAGCAAGGAACCAAGGAACGATTGCTGGACGCGGCGGAGTGCCTGTTTGCCGAGCACGGCTATACAGGCACTTC
The genomic region above belongs to Akkermansia massiliensis and contains:
- the hisD gene encoding histidinol dehydrogenase, whose translation is MKIYRPSDTCFDEMKSRMNRRALPEDSVRDTVNAIIQDVSARGDEALFDYAARFDRVHLDPSSLFVTEAELAEAEAAVEDSVKEAIAVSLANIHYFSDRSRRQDWSGVNAQGVEVAERFLPYDRVGIYIPGGKAPLVSTSIMTGGFAQAAGVREIVAATPCGPDGRVNPALLYALKASGATEIVKIGGAQAIAALALGTESVKPVEKIFGPGNRFVVEAKRQLVGAVAIDLLPGPSEVMVLADETADAEFLAADLLAQGEHGPDSVVVFVTTSEALLEQVEAEVERQAALLSRGSIIREVLDKHAYGFLVSSIQEGVDLVNAFAPEHLVLVTRDEDAVLDGIRTAGAIYAGALSTVACGDFLAGPSHTLPTGGAGKSFSGLRADQFQRRTSMVRMNRDAVLKSAPYVAEFARVEGLDAHNHSLQVRAARVDR